In the Sandaracinus amylolyticus genome, CACGAGCACGCTCTACCTCACGAGCCTCGCGAACGCGTCGATCCACCGCATCACCACCCCCGATACCGGCGCGCCCCTGCCCTGATCGGCAGGCCGGAGCCAAGATCACACCGGCACCCGACGTAGACTCCGTCGTGATGCCCTCGCTCGCGCCCCGCGTTCTGCTCTACGCTGCACGCGATCCCGAGCGCGCGGCGCGCGAACGACGGAGGAGCACGTGGCGGGCAGGTTGATCGGAGGACGCTACGAGATCGTTCGCAAGATCGCCGAGGGCGGCATGGGCGCCGTCTACGAGGCGCAGCACCACCTCACGAAGCAGACCGTCGCCCTCAAGATCCTCTTCCCGCACATCGGTCGCGACGAGAACGCACGACAGCGCTTCCTCCGCGAGGTGAGCGCCCCCGCGCAGATCGGCCACGACGGCATCGTCGAGGTGCACGACGCGGGCTTCGACACCCAGGACGGCTCGCTCTTCGTCGCGATGGAGCTGCTGCGCGGCGAGACCATGCGCGATCGCCTCTCGCGCGGCGGGCTCACGCGTGATCAGGTGCTCGACCTCTTCGAGGCGATGCTCGATCCGCTCGCCGCCGCACACGCGCGCGGCATCGTGCACCGCGACCTCAAGCCCGAGAACGTCTTCCTCCACCGCGAGCGCGACGGGCGCGAGGTGCTCAAGCTCCTCGACTTCGGCATCGCGCGCGACCTCGACGAGAAGTCGCAGTCGGTCACCCAGACCGGCATGGCGATGGGCACGCCGCACTACATGGCGCCCGAGCAGGCGATGAGCGCGCGCAGCGTCAGCTTCCCCGCGGACGTGTGGGCCGTCGGCGCGATGCTCTACGAGGCGCTCTCGGGCAGCCCTCCGTTCGGCGGCGAGACCGCGAGCGCGATCGTCGTGCACGCGGTGAGCAAGCCCCACGAGCCGCTCGCGCACGTCGCGCCCGCGACGCCCCACGCGATCGCACTGCTCGTCGATCGCTGCCTCGCGAAGGAGGCCGACAAGCGACCGAAGGACGCGCGCGAGCTGCTCGGCGAGCTGCGCGTCGCGCGCGGCAAGAGCGCGGGCATCGCGACCGGCCCCGTCGCGCCCTCGCAGGTGATGCTCCCGATCTCTCCGCCCCAGAGCTACGGCACGCCCTCGCACCAGAGCTACGGCGCAGCGCCCGCGCAGCACGCGACCCCGCAGCCCTCGTACGGCGCGCACGTCCCCTCCGCGTCGCATCCGTCGTTCGGTGGCGTGCCCACGCCGCCTCCCGGGCACGTCACGCCGCCGCCCGCGGTCTCGCCGGTGCCGCGCAGCAGCTCGGGCTCGGGGCGCATCCTCGTGATCGGCGGGCTCGTGATCGGCCTCGGCCTGCTCGCGGTCGTCGGCGTCGTCGCCGTCGGCGCGTACGCGGCGTTCTCGGGCAGCGCGACCGGCGCACAAGGAACGGGCACCGTGCGTGTGATGACGACGATCCCGGGCCAGCTCGTGGTCGACGGCGCGCCGCAGGGCCCGGTGCTCATCGGCGGGCAGGACGTCGTGCTCTCCGCGGGCTCGCACGTCGTCGAGGTGCAGATCGCGGGCGCCACGCTCGCGTCGCAGCGCGTCGACGTGAGCGCGGGCCAGGTGCAGCAGATCGAGCTCGTGCGCGGCGTCGTCGCCGGCGCCGGCGGGAGCACCGGAGGCGCGGGCGTGCACAGCGGCACGCTCGGCCCCGGCGATCAGACGCTGAGCACCGGCGAGTACATGGACTTCTACGAGATGTCGTTCAGCGCCGGGCAGCACGTGCACCTCGAGCTCGCCTCGCCGAGCTTCGACACGTACCTGATCCTGCGCTTCCCCTCGGGCCGCCAGCGCGACAACGACGACGCGACCGGCACGAACTCGATGCTCGATCAGACACTCGACGAGACCGGCGTCTATCGCGTGATCGTCACGAGCTTCAGCGCCGGCGAGACCGGCCCGTACACGCTCACGATCCGCTGACGCCGGGTCGTCGCTCGACCGCTCAGACCGGCAGCTTCTTCAAGAGCTCGCGCGCCTGATCGGTGCCCGCCGCGAAGAACGCGGCGACCGGCGCGGCGACGTAGCAGAAGATGATGTCGAACATCTGCGTGTGATACTCGAGCCAGCTCCAGCCCTCGGGCGCGCCCACGATCACCTTCGCGAAGAGCACCGCCGCGAGCGTCGACGCCGCCGCGATCCCGCCCGCGACCATCGAGCGTCCACCGCCGAGCTTCATCGCGCCCACGCCCGACGCCGCGCCGATCAGGAACGCGACGTACGAGTACTCGCCGACGAAGCGCCCGATGATGCCGTAGAGCAGCCCGACCGCGAACGCGCCGGCGACTGCACCGATCGCCGCCTTCGGCAGGCTCACGCTGCCCTCGCCCGCATCCGCCGTCGTGAATCCGCCCATGTTCAGGTTCGCCATGACTCGCTCTCTCCTCGTGGAGCGTCCGCGCGTCCGGCGCGTCGCTGGATGCCCTTCGGTGCAACGACCGCCGCACCGACCACGCCCCGCGAGCCATCTCGTAACCGAGCGAAACCACGCTTGAATCAGCGACTCGCGCCGACCCCGGATCGACGCACACACGCGCAACTCTTGCGCGAACGCGCAGCGTCCGCGTGCTCACCCGCGCACGCTGGCGAGGATCTTCGCGTGGTGCTTCGCGAACGCCGAGCCCTGCGGCAGCAACGCCGCGACGGTGCGCGATGCTTCCATCGGATCCATCGCGCCCGCCTCGTCCCACAGATCCTCGAAGAGCGTGCGCGTCGCGCCGATCGCGAGCGACGGGAACGCGCCCTCGTCGATCTCGCCGAACCCGACGATCAACATGCGCGCGAAGAGCTCGCGCAGCGCGCGCTGGTACGCGCTCTCGAACGCGCGCCCGGTGAGCCCGGCCGCCCCGCGCAGCTGCTTCGCCCCGAGCGGCGAGTCCGACTCGAGCGCGGTGAGCACGTCGATCGCGTCGGGCTCGAGCCCCTCGCGGATGCGCCCGGTCGCGCGCAGCTCGCAGAGCATCGCGGTGAAGAGCGCGCGCGAGAACAACGTCGCGCGGTTGCGGAACCACTTCGAGTACACGACGCGCCGCGACCGCGCGAGCCGCTCGCGAAGGCGCCACATCGCGACCACGCGCTCGTCGCCGCTCTCGTCCCAGTCCCACCGCATCGTCTCGCCGGGATGGAAGCGATGCCACAGCGACGGCGGCTCGAGCCGGTTCTCGATCGGATAGACGAGCAGCGCGCCCGCGCGATCGATCGCAGCGATGGCCGAGGCGAACGTCGGCGCACGAGCCATTCACGAAGCTACGTAGGCGCGCTCGAAGAGCGTCGAAAACCGCCTCGCCCGCGCTCCCGTCCGGCAGGGGCTCACTGCGCGGGGCAGGTCGCGACGCGCTCGCGCACCGCGGTCGCGATCCCGCCGTCGGGCGCGGCGCGCAGATAGCGACGCCCGAATCCGCAGCGCTCCGCGTTCATCTCGCCGATCAGCGCGAGACGGCCGTAGGCCTCGATGCTCGGCGACGCGGCTTCCATCGCGCGCCGATACCGCGCCGTGCCGTCGCGCCGCTGTTGATCTTCGATCGCGCCCATCAGCACCAGCGCGTCCGCGTTCGTCGGATCGAGATCGAGGGCGCGACGCCCGTACACGCTCGCACGCGGGATCGTCTCGTCCATGAAGGCGAGCCACGCCTCGGCCGTGAGCAGCCGCGCCTCTTCGACCCGCGTCATCGGCGCCTCGGCCGCGCCCTCGCGAAGCTGCTCCGCGAGCTGCTCGACCATCGTCTCGCGCCGTGCACGCGCGAGCGCGAGCGCGCGCCACAGGAACACGTCGCGTCGCTCGGTCGCGCCCGACTCGGGCAGCGCGTCCTGGAACGCCTCGATCGCCTCGAACCAGCGCTCGGCCTGCATGTAGAGGCGGCCCTGCGAGTGCGCGAGCGCGAGATCGCGACGCGAAGTGCGACGCGCCCGACGAAGCGCCGTGAGCCCCTCGGCCCCCGCGAGCGTGTCCACGAGCCATCGCGCGCGGAGCTGCTCGATCTCGAGGCTCGTGACGTTCGCCGCGTCGATGCGCGCGACCGTCGCGCCCGCGGCTTCGAGATCGCGCTGCTGGAGCTGGATCGAGAGCAGCGCGCGGAGCACCTCGGGCTGCGCGGGCTCGACCTCGATCGACGTCTCGTACGCCCGGCGCGCCTCGTCGAGCTGCCCGAGCTCCATCGCGGCGCGACCTCGCTCGGCCTGGAGCGCGGGATCGCGCGGCGCGACCTCGGTCGCGGTCCGCAGCGCATCGAGCGCGGGCTGCCACTCGCCCGACGCGAGGTGCACGCGCGCCTTCGCCGCGAGCAGGAGCGGCTCGCGCGGGTGCGCCTCGAGCGCGCGCTGTGCGATCGCGAGCCCACGCGCGCGATCCCCTGCGCCTGCATGCGCGCCCGCCGCGGTCGCGGCGATCCGCGGGTGCGTCGCGCGCTGCTCGAGCAAGGGATCGACGAGCGCGATCGCGTCCTGGGCAGCACCGGTGCGCACCAGCATCGCCGCGAGACCGACGCTCGCCGCCACGCGCTCGGCCGGCGAGCGCGCCGCTTCTTCGTAGAGCGCACGGGCCGGCGCGACCTGGCCGCGCGCATCGGCGATCCGCGCGCGCAGCAGCGACGTCCTCGGCCCCGCGGGCGCGCCGCTCAGCGCGCTCTCCGCCTGATCCAAGCGGCCCGACGCGAGGTGCAGCTCGGACGCGAGCTGCGCGCGCCGTCCCGCATCGGTCGAGATCCCCGGCGAGAGCGCGTCCGCGATCGCCTGTGCCTCGGTGCGACGTCCCAGCGCGAGCCACGCCTCCGCGAGCTGCACCCGGAAGAGCTCGTCCCCCGGCGGCGGCGCGCCCGCGGCCGCTTCGATCGCGCGCGTCGCGGTCTCGGTGTCCCCGGCGTCGATCGCCGAGAGCCCGGTGAGCAGCTGCGCCCACGCGCGCTCGGCCGGCGTCGCGCTCGCTTCCTCCGCGATCGGCGCGACCTCGCCGCCCACCTGATCGCGCTGCTCGCCCGCGTCCCAGCGCACCCGCGCCCGCGCGAGCCGCAGCGGGACCGCGTCTCCGTCGATCGCGGTCGGCGCACCGCTGCGCGCGGACACCAGCCCGAGCAGCGCGCGCACGCGCGGCGCGTCCTGGCGATCCATCTCCTGCGCCGAGCCCTGCGCCGCCGCGAGCGCCTGGGGCACGTTGCCGATCGCCAGCGCCACGAGCGCCCGCGCGTAGCCCGCCTCGGCCGCGCGCGGCCCGCGCGCGACCAGCGCCGACGCGTGCTGCGCCGCTGCGGTCGGATCACCCTGGGCGAGCGCGAGGTACGTCTGCGCGATGCGATGATCCGACGCGCCGTCCGCCGCCGGATCGTGCGACGCGAGGAGCTGCTCCGCGGGCGCGCGATGGCCCGTGATCCCCGCGAGCTCGGCCGTCGCGTGGATGCGCGCCGCGAGCGCGACGTCGCCGGGGCCGGTCTCGCCGTCGAGCGCCGAGAGCGCGTCGTCGATCGCGTCGGCGCGACCGGTCCGCTCCACCTCGAGCCGCGCCTGATCGATCTCCCGACGGTGCAGGAGGTACACCGCGAGCCAGATCAGCAAGAGCGCGCTGATCGTGCTCGCGACCGCGATCGACACGCGCCGGACGCGCCTGCGACGGATCTCTTCCTTCGTCTCGGGGACCGCGGTGATCTTCGGGATCGACCGCTTCGCTTCCTCGACCGAGAAGAAGTCGGATCGCTCGCGCTTCTCGCTGTCGCCGTGCTGAGGCACCCGCGGCGATGATGCGACAACCGCCCGGATGCTTCCAGAGAAAGGCGATCCGCTTAAAAGGCGAGAGGGTGGTGGGCTGCCAGACCCGCCACCCTCTCAGCTCATCGGGGAGGGGCCGTCAGTCCGACAGAACCTCCAGCGAGAGCGCGAACACGATCTTCGAGAAACACTGCGTACTATTCACTGGCCTTCTCCCTCCCCGGCAAATGCCGGCGCCTCCGGGCTGCGGCAGCGAATGGCCGCGCTCGCGTCGAGGCGTTCCATGGCGGGGGGGCGCTCATGCACGAACGCCGGCGCGCCGATCGTCGACGCTCCTCCGAGCACGGCTCGGAAGAGACGAGACGAGGCGAACGCATCCTGCGCTCGAGCCGCGAGCACCCCCTCGTGCGTCACGGCAGGAATCCCCGGGAGCCTTTCGACGCCCGTTCGGGGAAACCTTTCGGTTTCCTCGGGATTTCGCACCATTGCGGGGCTGTGGTGGCCCATCCGCCGTGCTCTGTGGGGTGTCCGCTCCGGAGAATCCGGATCGAACAGGCCAGAGGATAGCGGCCTCGCTCGGTGTCAACAAGGCTTCGGCACGAGACGCCTGCACGAAGGCACAGGTGCGATCGGAAAAACGAGTGTTTTCGCGAGACGCACCGCGCGCGCTCCCGCTCCGATCCGAATTCGACGCTCGCCCGGCACGCGATCCGTGGATCCGGGGGCGATTTGCCATCTCGCTTGACACCAGCGGTGTGTACTTCTAGCAATTCCGTAGTCGTCACATGACGATGCCGTCCGCGCCCTTCCAACCGACCGTGGTCCCGCTGCGAAGGCCCGAGCTGAGCTATCGGGCCCGTCGGATCCTCTACGCGGTCGTGTCGGAGTACATCGCGACCGGCGAGCCCGTCGGATCGCGCCGGCTCTCGAAGCGCTACGGCATCAATCTCTCGCCCGCGACGATCCGCAACGAGCTCGCGGACCTCGAGGAAGCGGGCTGTCTCGCCCAGCCGCACCACAGCGCGGGCCGGGTGCCCACCGAGGTCGGCTTCCGCGTGTTCATCGACGCGCTCTCGCAGATGCGCGAGGTCGCGGCCGAGGATCGTGCGGCGATCCTGGCGCGCATGCGGCAGCTCCGTCCCGGCGTGGACGACGTGCTTCGCGAGGCGGGACGGCTGCTCGCGTCGCTCACCGGCGCGGCAGCGCTCGTGTCGCGGCCGCGCACCGAGGTCGAGCAGGTCACGCAGATCCGCTTCATGCCGCTCTCGGAGAAGCAGGTCCTCGCGGTGATCGTGACGCGCTCGGGCACGATCCAGAACCGCATCGTCGAGGTGCCGGAGCTCCCCGACGCGAGCGACATGGAGCGCATCCACAACCTGCTCTCGTCGCTGCTCACCGAGCGCACGCTGCGCGAGGTGCGCGAGGAGCTCGCGCGCGCGATGGCCGACGAGCGCGGCGCGTACGATCGCCTCGGGCGGCGCGCCAAGCAGATGCTCGACGCCGCGACGGCGGGACCGGCGCGCGAAGAGGACGTGATCATCGAGGGCCAGGGTGTGCTCTTCGATCGCCCGGAGTTCGTGGATGCCGAGAAGATCCGCGGCTTCCTGCGCGCGTTCGAGGAGAAGGAGAAGCTCCTCGATCTGCTCGATCGCACCCTCGCCGCGGGCGGCGTGCAGGTGCTGCTCGGGTCCGAGGCGAACATCGTCGACGTGCCCGACGTCGGCGTGATCTCCGCGAACTACCGCGCGGGCGGCGTGCGCGCGGGGAGCCTCGGGATCATCGGCCCGACGCGCATGGACTACGCGAAGCTGATGCCCCTCGTGAGCTTCGCCGCGCAGATCACGACCGACGTGCTGAACGGCGACTCGCTGCGCGACGACGACGACGAGCCCCCGCTCGGCGAAGCATCGGGAGCGTGAGCACCCGAGCACCGTCCGCGCTCTCGAACGTGCGGGGTGCTTGAGGTGGAGAGGATGGCTGCTTACAGTCGGGGGCCCCATGCCACTCGATCTCGAGCGATCGAGTCGAAGGAGCCTCAGGACGTGAGCGGAGAAGAACGGGACGACACCACGGCCACGCTGATCGACGCGGAGGACGCGCCGAGCGGGACCGAGACGCTGACCGACGCCGATTCCGCCGGGCTCGCGAACGCGCTGCGCGAGGAGCGCGATCGCCTGAAGGAGCAGCTCCTGCGCACGGCGGCGGACTACGACAATTTCCGGAAGCGCACGAAGAAGGAGCTGGAGGACGCGGAGCGTCGCGGGCGCGAGGACGCCGTGCGCGAGATGCTGCCCGTCTTCGACAACCTCGAGCGCGCGGTGCAGGCGGCGGGCGCGGCGAGCGACGTCGCGGCGATCGTCGACGGCATCAAGATGGTCCTCAAGCTCTTCGAGGATCAGACCCAGCGCATCGGCATCACGCGCGTGCCCACGGTCGGTCAGCGCTTCGATCCCTCGGTGCACGACGCCATCCAGCAGACCGAGACCGACGAGCACCCGCCGGGAACGGTGATCGCGGAGGTCGTCCCCGGCTACAAGCTCGGTGATCGCCTGGTCCGTCCCGCGATGGTCGTGGTCGCGCGCAAGCCGAGCGCGAGCGCCTGATTCGCCCGCGCCCCCGCGCGGCACTTGTGTACGATTGGGCTCTCGTTCGGGCGTCATGAGCAAGGTCATCGGCATCGATCTCGGCACGACGAACTCGTGCGTCGCGATCGTCGAGAACGGCGAGCCGATCGTGATCCCGAACGCCGAGGGCTCGCGCACCACGCCGTCCGTCGTCGCGTTCACGCGCGACGGCGAGCGGCGGGTGGGCAGCGTCGCGCGGCGTCAGGCGGTCACGAACCCGGAGAACACCGTGTTCGCGGTGAAGCGCCTGATGGGCCGGCGCTTCGAGAGCTCGGAGGCGAAGCGCCACGCGCAGTCGGTGCCGTACCGCGTCGTGCAGGCGATGAACGGCGATGCGTGGGTGGCGATCGGCGAGCGCGAGCTCTCGCCACCCGAGGTCTCCGCGATGGTGCTCGCGAAGATGAAGGAGACGGCCGAGGCCTACCTCGGCACGAAGGTCGACGGCGCGGTGGTCACGGTGCCCGCGTACTTCGACGACGCGCAGCGCCAGGCGACGCGCGACGCGGGCAAGATCGCCGGGCTCGAGATCAAGCGGATCATCAACGAGCCGACCGCCGCGGCGCTCGCGTACGGGCTCGAGAAGAAGAAGAACGGGCGCATCGCGGTCTACGACCTCGGCGGCGGCACGTTCGACATCTCGATCCTCGAGATCGCCGACGGCGTGTTCAAGGTGCTCTCGACGAACGGCGACACGCACCTCGGTGGCGAGGACTTCGATCGCGTGCTCGTCGATCACCTCGCGAGCACGTTCGCGAAGGAGAACCGCGGGCTCGATCTGCGCAAGGATCGGGTCGCGCTGCAGCGCCTCAAGGAGCAGGCGGAGAAGGCGAAGCACGAGCTCTCCACCGCGCTCGAGACCGAGATCAACCTGCCCTTCATCGCGGCGGACGCGACCGGGCCGAAGCACCTCGTGAGCGCGCTGCGGCGGAGCGAGCTCGAGATCCTCGTGGGCGATCTCGTCGAGGGCACGCTCGGGCCCTGCGCGAAGGCGCTCAAGGACGCGGGCGTCGCGACGAAGGACATCGACGAGGTGATCCTCGTCGGCGGCATGACGCGCATGCCGCTCGTCGTGCGCAAGGTGAGCGAGTTCTTCGGGCGCGCGCCGCACAAGGGCGTGAACCCCGACGAGGTCGTCGCGGTGGGGGCCGCGATCCAGGCGGCGGCGATGGAAGGTCAGATGGAGGAGGTGCTGCTCCTCGACGTCACGCCGCTCTCGCTCGGCGTCGAGGTCGGCGGCGGGATCTTCCACACGCTGATCACGCGCAACACGACGATCCCCAGCGCCGCGTCGGAGATCTTCACGACGAGCGTCGACAACCAGCCCTTCGTGCCGATCCACGTGCTCCAGGGCGAGCGCCAGATGGCGGCGGACAACAAGTCGCTCGCGAAGTTCGAGCTCGCGCCGATCCCGCCCGCGCCACGCGGCGTGCCGGAGATCGAGGTGCGCTTCGAGATCGACGCCGACGGCATCGTGCACGTCGCGGCGAAGGACATCCGCAGCGGGCGCGAGCAGAAGGTGCGCGTCGTCGCGTCGAGCGGTCTGACCAAGGAACAGATCGAAGGGCTCGTCGGCGACGCGGAGAAGCACAAGCAGAGCGACGCGAAGCGCAAGGAGCTCGCCGAGCTGAAGAACAGCGCCGCCGCGCTGCTCTACACGAGCGAGAAGGCGGTCGTGGAGTGCGCCGAGCTCGTGCCGCCGAACGTGATCGACGTCGTCAAGCGGGACATCGCGACGCTGAAGGCGACGCTCGAGGAGGGCGACGCGATCGCGATCCGCGAGGCGCTGCAGTCGCTCGAGCTGAGCGCGTACAAGATCGCCGAGTCGATGTACGGAGGCTGATGGCGTTGCGTCGCGCGTGCGTGATCGGGCTCGTGGTCGCGCTCTGCGCGTGCGGCGGGAGCGCTCCACGGCGCGTCGAGAGCGCCGACGTGTCGCGACAGGAGACGCTCGAGGAGACGCGGCTCGCAGAGCGTCAGCGCGACGCGTGGACGCCGCCGGTGCTGCTCTGGGAGATCGGCGACGAGGCCGAGGCGAGCTACGTGCACGCGGCGTTGCCGTTCGGGACGACGATGCGGCACGCGCTGCCCGAGCCGCACGACGGCGCGCTCGATCTGTCGCGCGCGATCGTCACGACGTTCGATCCGCGCGAGGCGGTGCCGCTCGATCAGGTGCCCGAGAGCGCGCTGATGGGCCGGCGCGATCGGCTCGATCGGATGCTCGGCGCGGAGGAGTGGACGGCGCTGCGCGCGCAGCTCGGCCCGGCGCTCCCCGACGAGTCGCTGCGGCGCATCCCGCCGATGATCCTGGTCGAGCACCTGGTGCGGGTGCGGATGGCGGAGGTCGAGGCCGAGGCGGACGGACGCAACCCGGTGCCGCACGCGATCTCGACCTCGAGCGTGATCGGCGACGTGCTCGCGTGGGCGAGGATGCAGGGCGCGCCGATCGTGGCGATCGACACCCACGAGCAGGCGGCGGCGCGGCTCGCGGCGATCCCGCGCGAGGCGTCGCTCGAAGGGCTCCGCGACGCGCTGGCGAACGTGGAGGCGTGGCGCGCGCGATGGAGCACGCTGCGGAGCGCGTATGCGTCGGCGGACGATCACGCGCTCGCGAGCGCGTGCGAGGCGTCGCTCGGCGAAGGTGCGCTCGCGGACGCGCGCCGGGCCGAGCGTGCGGCGCGCATCGATGCGTGGTCGGCGCTGATCACGGCGCAGCTCGAGGAAGGCCGCGCGTTCGTGGCGCTGCCGGCGTGCGACGTGGTCGGCGAGGACGGCGCGCTCGCGCGGATCGCGGCGAGCGGAGTGCGCGTTCGCCGGCTCGGCGCGGCGCCGGGGAGCGCGCCGCCACGCGATCTCGGGCGATCGCGCGAAGCGGGCGTGCTGCCCTGATCACTCGCCCGCGCGGGCGCGGCGCGGGACACGCATCGGGAGCCTCGCCTCGCGCAGCACGAGCGCGTCGTCGATCGCGCGCACGAGGTCGGCGACGCGGGCCGGCTTGCGCAGGATCACGTCGTAGGCGCGGCGTGCGATCGGGCCGAGCGCCGCGGGAGAGCGCGCGATCGCGACGAACGCGGGCGCATCGTCGCCGCGCGCGGCGCGGATGCGATCGGCGAGCGCGAGACCCTCGACGTGGATCCCGGAGTGCGCGACCACGATCGCGTCGGGACGGCGCGAGAGCGCGGCCGCGAGCGCGGGGCTCGCCGCGGTGAACGCGAG is a window encoding:
- the hrcA gene encoding heat-inducible transcriptional repressor HrcA; the protein is MTMPSAPFQPTVVPLRRPELSYRARRILYAVVSEYIATGEPVGSRRLSKRYGINLSPATIRNELADLEEAGCLAQPHHSAGRVPTEVGFRVFIDALSQMREVAAEDRAAILARMRQLRPGVDDVLREAGRLLASLTGAAALVSRPRTEVEQVTQIRFMPLSEKQVLAVIVTRSGTIQNRIVEVPELPDASDMERIHNLLSSLLTERTLREVREELARAMADERGAYDRLGRRAKQMLDAATAGPAREEDVIIEGQGVLFDRPEFVDAEKIRGFLRAFEEKEKLLDLLDRTLAAGGVQVLLGSEANIVDVPDVGVISANYRAGGVRAGSLGIIGPTRMDYAKLMPLVSFAAQITTDVLNGDSLRDDDDEPPLGEASGA
- the dnaK gene encoding molecular chaperone DnaK yields the protein MSKVIGIDLGTTNSCVAIVENGEPIVIPNAEGSRTTPSVVAFTRDGERRVGSVARRQAVTNPENTVFAVKRLMGRRFESSEAKRHAQSVPYRVVQAMNGDAWVAIGERELSPPEVSAMVLAKMKETAEAYLGTKVDGAVVTVPAYFDDAQRQATRDAGKIAGLEIKRIINEPTAAALAYGLEKKKNGRIAVYDLGGGTFDISILEIADGVFKVLSTNGDTHLGGEDFDRVLVDHLASTFAKENRGLDLRKDRVALQRLKEQAEKAKHELSTALETEINLPFIAADATGPKHLVSALRRSELEILVGDLVEGTLGPCAKALKDAGVATKDIDEVILVGGMTRMPLVVRKVSEFFGRAPHKGVNPDEVVAVGAAIQAAAMEGQMEEVLLLDVTPLSLGVEVGGGIFHTLITRNTTIPSAASEIFTTSVDNQPFVPIHVLQGERQMAADNKSLAKFELAPIPPAPRGVPEIEVRFEIDADGIVHVAAKDIRSGREQKVRVVASSGLTKEQIEGLVGDAEKHKQSDAKRKELAELKNSAAALLYTSEKAVVECAELVPPNVIDVVKRDIATLKATLEEGDAIAIREALQSLELSAYKIAESMYGG
- a CDS encoding tetratricopeptide repeat protein, producing the protein MPQHGDSEKRERSDFFSVEEAKRSIPKITAVPETKEEIRRRRVRRVSIAVASTISALLLIWLAVYLLHRREIDQARLEVERTGRADAIDDALSALDGETGPGDVALAARIHATAELAGITGHRAPAEQLLASHDPAADGASDHRIAQTYLALAQGDPTAAAQHASALVARGPRAAEAGYARALVALAIGNVPQALAAAQGSAQEMDRQDAPRVRALLGLVSARSGAPTAIDGDAVPLRLARARVRWDAGEQRDQVGGEVAPIAEEASATPAERAWAQLLTGLSAIDAGDTETATRAIEAAAGAPPPGDELFRVQLAEAWLALGRRTEAQAIADALSPGISTDAGRRAQLASELHLASGRLDQAESALSGAPAGPRTSLLRARIADARGQVAPARALYEEAARSPAERVAASVGLAAMLVRTGAAQDAIALVDPLLEQRATHPRIAATAAGAHAGAGDRARGLAIAQRALEAHPREPLLLAAKARVHLASGEWQPALDALRTATEVAPRDPALQAERGRAAMELGQLDEARRAYETSIEVEPAQPEVLRALLSIQLQQRDLEAAGATVARIDAANVTSLEIEQLRARWLVDTLAGAEGLTALRRARRTSRRDLALAHSQGRLYMQAERWFEAIEAFQDALPESGATERRDVFLWRALALARARRETMVEQLAEQLREGAAEAPMTRVEEARLLTAEAWLAFMDETIPRASVYGRRALDLDPTNADALVLMGAIEDQQRRDGTARYRRAMEAASPSIEAYGRLALIGEMNAERCGFGRRYLRAAPDGGIATAVRERVATCPAQ
- a CDS encoding TraB/GumN family protein, with product MALRRACVIGLVVALCACGGSAPRRVESADVSRQETLEETRLAERQRDAWTPPVLLWEIGDEAEASYVHAALPFGTTMRHALPEPHDGALDLSRAIVTTFDPREAVPLDQVPESALMGRRDRLDRMLGAEEWTALRAQLGPALPDESLRRIPPMILVEHLVRVRMAEVEAEADGRNPVPHAISTSSVIGDVLAWARMQGAPIVAIDTHEQAAARLAAIPREASLEGLRDALANVEAWRARWSTLRSAYASADDHALASACEASLGEGALADARRAERAARIDAWSALITAQLEEGRAFVALPACDVVGEDGALARIAASGVRVRRLGAAPGSAPPRDLGRSREAGVLP
- a CDS encoding serine/threonine-protein kinase; amino-acid sequence: MAGRLIGGRYEIVRKIAEGGMGAVYEAQHHLTKQTVALKILFPHIGRDENARQRFLREVSAPAQIGHDGIVEVHDAGFDTQDGSLFVAMELLRGETMRDRLSRGGLTRDQVLDLFEAMLDPLAAAHARGIVHRDLKPENVFLHRERDGREVLKLLDFGIARDLDEKSQSVTQTGMAMGTPHYMAPEQAMSARSVSFPADVWAVGAMLYEALSGSPPFGGETASAIVVHAVSKPHEPLAHVAPATPHAIALLVDRCLAKEADKRPKDARELLGELRVARGKSAGIATGPVAPSQVMLPISPPQSYGTPSHQSYGAAPAQHATPQPSYGAHVPSASHPSFGGVPTPPPGHVTPPPAVSPVPRSSSGSGRILVIGGLVIGLGLLAVVGVVAVGAYAAFSGSATGAQGTGTVRVMTTIPGQLVVDGAPQGPVLIGGQDVVLSAGSHVVEVQIAGATLASQRVDVSAGQVQQIELVRGVVAGAGGSTGGAGVHSGTLGPGDQTLSTGEYMDFYEMSFSAGQHVHLELASPSFDTYLILRFPSGRQRDNDDATGTNSMLDQTLDETGVYRVIVTSFSAGETGPYTLTIR
- a CDS encoding nucleotide exchange factor GrpE; translated protein: MSGEERDDTTATLIDAEDAPSGTETLTDADSAGLANALREERDRLKEQLLRTAADYDNFRKRTKKELEDAERRGREDAVREMLPVFDNLERAVQAAGAASDVAAIVDGIKMVLKLFEDQTQRIGITRVPTVGQRFDPSVHDAIQQTETDEHPPGTVIAEVVPGYKLGDRLVRPAMVVVARKPSASA